The sequence TGGAGGGCGACGAGCTGGTGGTGCGCGCCGCGGTGGGCCTGGTCACCGACGAGGTGAAGGGCCTGCGCGTGTCGGTGGGGCAAGGCGTCAGCGGGCTGGCGGCGCTGGAGCGGCGGCCCTTCTTCGTCCGCTCGGCCTCCACCGACCCGCGCGTCCTCCTGGAGCCGCTGCGCCGCGCGGGGCTGCGCGCGCTGTACGGCCTGCCGCTCATGGACGGCGAGCGGCTGCTGGGCATGGCGTACATGGGCTCGCGCACGGCCTTCGCCTTCTCCGACTCGGACGTGCGGCTCTTCCACGCCGTCACGGAGCGGGCGTCCGGACACATTGCCCAGGCGGAGCTGCACGCGCGCGAGCACGCGGCCCGCAAGGAAGCCGAGCGGTCGCTGGCGCTGCTGGACTCGATGCTGGAGGCGGCGCCCGTGGGCATCGCGTTCCAGGACCATGAGCTGCGCTACCTGCGCATCAACAGCACCCTCGCGCGCATCAACGGCCACTCCGTGGAGGAGCACCGGGGCCGCACGCTGCACGAGATGGTCAGCGGCGGCGTCGCGGGGCCCGTCGAGCAGTCGCTGCGGCAGGTGCTGGAGACGGGGCGGCCCGTGCGGGACGCGCTCATCGAAGCGCCGGATCCCGTGCACGGCGGCCCGGGCGCCTGGCGCGCGGACTACTTCCCGGTGCGCACCCCGGGCGGGGTGCTGCTGGGGGTGGGCGTCACGGTGGTGGACATCGCCGACCACAAGCGCGCGGAGGCCGCGCTCCAGCAGGCCATCGACTTCCGCGAGGAGCTCATCGCCGTCCTGGGCCACGACCTGCGCAACCCCCTGCACGCGGTCAACGCGTCCGCCTTCATGCTGGGGAAGGTCCCGGACCTGGACACCACCGCGCGCCGCTCCGTGGACCGCATCCGCAAGGCCACGGCGCGGATGACGCGGATGATCAACGACATCCTCGACTTCGCGCGCAGCCGCCTGGGCGGGGGCATCCCGGTGACGCGCCAGCGCGTGAACATGGTGGAGCTGTGCCAGGGCGTGCTGGACGAGCTGCAGGTCGTCTACCCGGAGCGGCCCCTCACGCTGGAGGTGAGCGGGGACGACCTGTGGGGGGAGTGGGACCCGGACCGGGTGACCCAGGTGCTGGGCAACCTGGTGGTGAACGCGCTGCAACACGCGAGGAACGACACGCCCGTCCTCACCACGCTCACCGCCGAGGTGACGGACGTGGTGATGCGCGTGTGCAACGAGGGCGACCCCATCCCGGAGGAGCTGCTGCCGCACCTGTTCGACCCGTTCAAGGGCTCGCGCCAGCCGGAGCAGGGCAACAAGCACCGCAGCCTGGGGCTGGGGCTCTACATCGTCAGTGAGATCGTCCAGGTGCACCAGGGCAGCGTCCGCGTGGAGACCGGCCCCGAGCAGGGCACCATCTTCACCGTGCGCTGGCCCCGCGTGCCTCCGCCGCGGGGCTACCTGCCGCCGTGAGCGGGCGTCACGGCGTGGCCTTCACCTCGGACGCGGGCGCGATGGCCAGCGTGTGCACGGCCTCCGCGAGCATGCGCGTGCTCAGGTCCAGCGTCTCCAGCGCGATGGACTCGTCCGGGGCGTGGCCGGTGTAGGGCTCCTTGGGGAACGCGGGCCCGAAGTCCACGGCGCGGGGAAACAGCCGCGCGTAGGTGCCGCCCCGGATGGAGCCCGGCACCGCGTCCGGCTCCTTGCGCTGCCGCTGGTAGATGCCCATCAGCGTCTTCACCAGCGGGCCGGACGTGTCCGCCACGTGCGGGTCGCCGATGTAGCGGTTGGGACCCTCCTTCACCCGGCCGCCGGAGTCCTCGCCCGCGCGCTTCGCGGCGGCGTCCAGCGCGGCGTTGAACGCGGCCGCGTCCTGGCCCTGCGGCCGGCGCATGTTGACGCCCAGGGACACCGTGCCGTCCTTCACGCGCAGCACCGTGGGCGCCACGAGCAGCGGCCCCATGAGGGCGTCCTCGTACTTCAGGCCCAGCTTGTCGCCGTGGTGGTCGCCGTCGAAGCGCTTCGCCACCACGCGCAGCAGCGCCGCGATGCCGTTGTCCTCCAATGACAGACGCGAGGCCACGGCGGACAAATCCCAGAGCGCGTTGTGCCCCTCGTCCGCGGTGGACGAGTGCACGGCCACGCCGTGGACGGTGAGCACCACGGTGTTGCCCTCGCGCTTCGCCTCGGCCTTCAGGTCCTTGCGCGCGGGGGACTCCGCCACGATGGCGGCCTTCACGGCGGCGAGCACCGCCTCCGGCGTCTGGCCCTTCACGGGCTCCAGCTTCAGCGTGGCGGTGCCGGGCACCTGGGTGAGGAACTCGCCCGCGCTCACGTCCACGGCGCGCGCGACGGTGCCCTCCTTCGGCGTCGTGAGCGCGGTGCCCACGGGCGCCTCCAGCGTCCACGCGACGAAGCCGGACTGCGCGGCCATCACCGGGTAGCCGGAGTCCACGGAGATGACGTGCGTGGGCTTGGGCTGCGTGGCCGCGTACTTCTGCATGCCGGACCAGTCGCTCTCCTCGCCGTTGCCGATGATGATCAGCACCTTGCCCTGCGGCTTGAGGCCCAGGTCCTTCGCCATGGCCAGCGCCACGAGCCCGGAGGCGATGGGGCCCTTGTCGTCCTCCACGCCCCGGCCGTACAGGCGGCCCTTCTCCACCACCGGCTTGAAGGGCGCGCGCTTCCACTCATGCGCGGGCGCGGGGACGACGTCGCCGTGGAACACCAGGCCCAGCAGCGGCTCGCCCTCGCCCCAGGACAGCTCGAAGACGTCGTTCTCGCCCACGGTGCGGAAGCCGAAGCCGCGCGCCTTCGCCCAGGCCTCCAGCGCGCGGCCCATGGCGGCCATCTCCGGGTTCTTCGCGGCGGGGGCCTCGCTGCTCACCGTCTTGAAGCGGACGAGCGTCTGCGTGAGGGCCACCACGTCGTCCAGCGCACACGCCTGGACGTAGGCGGCGTAACGCTCCGCGGCGGAAGCGCCCTTCAGGGCGGTGTCGGAGAAGCGGGCAGCGCGGGCGGCGGGCTTGCCGGCGCAGCGGGGGTCCTTGGCGGCGAGGGCGGCGGCGGGCGCCAGGAGGCAGAGGGCGGCGAGGAGGCGGGTGCGCATGGGAGGGCTGGGAAACCGCCGGGCGGGCGGAGCATTCCTGGTGGGACGGGGGGCAGCGGGGCGGCCGTGCGTCGGGCGTGAAAATCGGGGAGGCCGGGGCTAAAGCTAGAGCATGTTCTTCACGTCCCCGAAGAAGTTGAGGCTCCCCACTCCCCAGGAGGCGCTGCCGGGCCGTCCGCAGGAGATGCCGGTTCCGCAGAAGCACACCGTGCTGGGCACCCCGCTGAAGGGGCCGGTGCCGGAAGGCTTTGAGACGGCCGTCTTCGGCATGGGCTGCTTCTGGGGGGTCGAGCGCAAGTTCTGGCAGGTGCCGGGCGTGTACTCCACCGCGGTGGGCTATGCGGGCGGGGTGACGCCGAACCCCACGTACGAGGAGGTCTGCTCCGGCCTCACCGGCCACAACGAGGTCGTGCGCGTGGTGTACGACCCGAACAAGGTCACGTTCGCGCAGTTGCTGAAGGTCTTCTGGGAGAACCACGACCCGACGCAGGGCATGCGCCAGGGCAACGACGCGGGCACCCAGTACCGCTCCGGCATCTACTACGCGAACGACGCGCAGAAGCGCGCCGCGGAGGAGACGCGCCAGAGCTACCAGGGCGCGCTCAACGCCAAGGGCCTGGGTGACATCACCACGGAGATCCTCCCGGCGCCGGCCTTCTATTACGCCGAGGACTACCACCAGCAGTACCTGCAGAAGAACCCGGGCGGCTACTGCGGCGTCGGCGGCACCGGCGTGAGCTGCCCCATCGGCGTGGGCGTCAGCGCCTGACGTGGCCTCAAGCGGGGCCCGGTGTCTTCCGGACACGGGCCCCGCCTGCTTCTCAACGCTCGTCCCCTCCTCCCTGTCCTGCACCGCACTCGGGCCGCGCTTCGCCTGCCCTGGAGTGCCACCGCGTGCGATGGGCTGACGCCACACGAGGCACGGAGGAGTCCCCCACATGATGGACGACGCACCCCGGCTGTGGACCCGCAGGCGCATGCTGGGGGCCACGGGCGGCCTCCTCACCGCGAGCGCGTGGATGCCCCCGGTGCTGGCCGCCGCGCCGCAGCCGGTGAAGCTCCCCGACATCTTCGCCAGGACGGAGCGCGAGCGCCCCGGTCCGCCCAACCCGCAGCCGGAGAACGAGCGCGTGGGCTGGGCCGTCGTCGGCCTGGGGCACCTGTCGCTGGAAGAAATCCTCCCCGCGTTCGGACAGATGAAGCGCGGCCGGCTGGTGGCGCTGGTGAGCGGCGACCGCGCGAAGGCGCAGGCCATCGCGAAGCAGTACGGCGTCGCGGACAAGGCCCTCTACGACTACAAGTCGTTTGATCAGCTCAAGGACAACCCAGAGGTGCAGGCCGTCTACATCGTCCTGCCCAACAGCATGCACGCGGAGTTCACCGTGCGCGCGGCACAGGCGGGCAAGCACGTCTTCTGCGAGAAGCCCATGGCCAACACGTCGGCCGAGTGCCAGCAGATGATCGACGCGTGCAAGAAGGCGGACCGCAAGCTGGGCATCGCGTACCGGCTCCAGTACGAGCCGCACCACCGCGCGGTCATCCAGATGGCGCGCAACAAGGAGCTGGGCACGCTCAAGCTCTTCACCGCCAACAACGGCCAGAACCAGGGCGACCCCAACCAGTGGCGCCACAAGAAGGCCCTGGCCGGAGGCGGCGCGCTGCCGGACGTGGGCATCTACTGCCTCTCCGCCGCGCGCTACTTCAGCGGCGAGGAGCCCACGGAGGTGCAGGGCTTCAGCTACAGCACGCCCAATGATCCGCGCTTCAAGGAGGTGGAGGAGTCCTTCGCCTTCCACCTGCGCTTCCCCTCCGGCTTCCAGGCGCACTGCACCAGCCACTACAGCACGCACGAGACGAAGGACCTGCGGCTGATGGGCACGGACGGCTGGGCGTCCATGGACCCCGGCTTCTCCTACAGCGGGCTGCGCCTGCGCGTGGGCACGAAGTCCAAGTCCTTCCCCAAGGCGGACGACACGGTGGAGCGCAGCTTCAGCCAGCCCAGCCAGTTCGCTCGGGAGATGGACCACTTCTCGCGCTGCGTGCAGGAGAACGTCGTCCCACACACGCCGGGCGAGGAAGGCCTCGCGGACATGCGCATCATCGAAGCGCTCTACCGCTCCGCGCAGGAGGGCAAGGCCGTGAAGCTGGAGGCCGCGAAGAAGCTGGATGCCTTCCGCGGCCCACCTCCGAAGGAAGAGGCCTGAAGCCTCTCAAGACGCCCGGCGGTGGCTGCGCCGGTACGCGCCGGGAGCCGTCCCGTCCCAGCGCTTGAAGGCCCGGTTGAAGGACGCCTCGCTCTGGTAGCCGATGGCCGGAGCGACCTCGCTCAAGGGCAGCTCGCTTTCGCGCAGGAGCTGGGCGGCCTTGATCATCCGCCACCCCACCAGGTACTCCAGCGGCGGCTCTCCCACGAGCTCACTGAAGCGCGCGGCGAAGCCGGACCGGGACATGGCCACCGCGGACGCGAGGCTCTCCACGGTCCAGGGCTCCTGGGGGCGCTCGTGGATGAGCGCCAGCGCCTTGCCAATCTGCGGGTCCCCCAGCGCCCGCATGCCGGCCTCCCGGCACGAGCCCTCCGACTTCATGATGTGCGCCCGCAGCGCCTGCACCAGCAGGATGTCCGCGAGCCGGCTCATGATGACGGTGGCCCCCGGGTGCGACGACGCGCTCTCCGTCAGCAGGAGCTGCACCGTGGACGCCAGGGACGGCGCCGTCGCCGCGTCGTCCGCGGCCAGGTGGATGACGTGGGGCAGCTCCTTGAAGAGCAGCGTGCGCGGCGCGACCCCCAGTTGGAACGTCGCCGCGACCAGCGTGGTCCGCTCGCCGTCACCGCCCAGCCGGATGGAGCCCTTGCCGCGGGCGTTCGCGCAGGCCCCGCGCTCCAGGACGTGGACGGGGCTGTCCTCCGCGTCGCGCAGCGTGTGGCCTCCGCCATGCGGCAGCACCGCCAGGTCCCCCGCGCACAGCTCCAGGGCGCCCGGAACACCCTCCACCTCCAGCCGGGCCCCGCCGCGCGCCACGAGGACGATGTGCGCGCCCGGGGCCGTCCCGAACTGGAGCCCCCACGGGGCGAACAGCTCGAACCGGCCGTGCATCCGGGTGGACAGGCGCAGGGTGTCCAGGACCTCCGCCAGGACATCCGCCCCCTGCTGCTCCAGGGTGTATGGACGATCGGTCAATTTGTTTGGACTGGATGCCATGGCACGTCCATAGCGCCTGGAGCATTAACCGGCCATGGCAAACACCTCCAAGCTCCTCTCCCCCTTCCGTCTGGGCCGGCTCGAACTGAAGAACCGGCTGGTGATGGCGCCCATGACCCGCAGCCGGGCGCTCGTCGACGGCAACGTCCCCAACCCGCTGGCGGTGACCTATTACGTCCAGCGGGCCTCCGCGGGCCTCATCGTCACGGAGGGCACCCAGGTCAGCCCCCAGGGCGTCGGCTACATCCGCACACCGGGCATCCACTCGCCGGAGCAGGTGGCGGGCTGGAAGAAGGTGACGGACGCCGTGCACGCGGCGGGCGGCGTCATCTTCGCGCAGCTATGGCACGTGGGGCGCGTCTCGCACCCGGACTTCCACGGCGGTGAGCTGCCGGTGGCGCCCTCCGCCATCGCGGTGGAGCAGGACGTCTTCACCTTCCAGGGCAAGAAGCGCGCGGTGGCGCCCCGGGCCCTGGAGACGCACGAGCTGCCCGGCGTCGTCGAGCAGTTCCGCCAGGCCGCCCGCAACGCGAAGGAGGCGGGCTTCGACGGCGTGGAGCTGCACGGCAGCAACGGCTACCTGTTGGATCAGTTCCTGCGGGACAGCTCCAACCAGCGCACGGACGCGTACGGCGGCAGCATCGAGAACCGGGTGCGCTTCCCGCTGGAGGTGGCGCGCGCGGTGGCGGAGGTCTGGGGCGCGGAGCGCGTGGGCTACCGGCTCCACCCGCAGAACTTCCCCTACGGCGGCATGACGGACTCCACCCCCGTGGAGACCTTCACGCACATCGCGCGGGAGCTGGGCAAGCTGGGCCTGGGCTACCTGCACGTGACCGAGGCCGTCACGGGCCCCGCCGCCGTGAGCGCCGAGCAGCGCATCACGCCGCACATCCGCAAGGCCTTCCCGGGCACGGTCATCGCGAACGGCGGCTACGACGCGCAGGCCGGAGAAGCGGTGCTGGCGCGCGGCGAGGCGGACCTCGTGGCGTACGGCGTGCCGTTCCTCGCGAACCCGGACCTGCCGGAGCGCTTCCGCCGGTCCGCGCCGCTCAACACGCCGGACGCGGCGACCTTCTTCCAGGGCGAGGAGCAGGGCTTCACCAGCTACCCGGCGCTCACCTGAGCCCGGAGGGGAACCGTCATGAGCACGCAACGAAGGCTGGAGCGGATCATCCATCTGCCCGAACCCACGCAGGGGCAGTTCGGGCCCGCGCACACGGTGGTGCCGGTCATCTCACCGGAGGACTACGCGCGGTCGGATCCGTTCATCCTGTTGATGGACGACCGCATCGACGGAAAGCCGATTGGCGGGCCGCACCCGCACGCGGGCTTCGAGACGGTGACCCTGGTGGTGAAGGGCGGGATGACCCACGACAGCGGCAAGCTGGGTGAAGGGGACGTGCAGTGGATGACGGCCGGCAGTGGCGTCATCCACGGCGAGGGGCTGGAGGGAGACCTGGGCCAGGCGCGCATCCTCCAGCTCTGGCTCACGTTGCCGAAGGCGCAGCGCTGGGTGCCGGCGGGGTTCCAGGACCTGCCGTACGCGGAGCTGCCGGTGCGGCGCGAGCCGGGCGTGGAGGTGCGCGTGTACAGCGGCACGTCGGGCGCGGTGCGTTCGAAGACGAAGAACTACGTGCCCGTCACGCTGGCGGAGTTCCAGTTGGAGCCGGGCGCGTCCGTGGAGCAGGACCTGCCCGCCTCGTACAACGGCTTCTTCCTCGTGCTGGAGGGCGAGGTCGCGGTGGGGCCGGACCGCCGGTCGCTGAAGCCCGGGCAGGTGGGCTGGCTGGACCGGCCGGTGTCAGGAGGGGACAGCACGGTCCGCGTCACCGGGACGACGCGGGCGCGGGTGCTGCTGTACGCGGGCCAGCCGCAGCGGGACCCGCTGGTGAGCCACGGGCCGTTCATCGGGGACACCCAGGCGGACATCCTGAGGTCCATCGAGGGGTACAGCGCGGGCCGCTTCGGCCCACCGCCGCCGAGGTAGGTCAGCGGCTCTCGACGGGGGCCGGCGCCAGGGTGGCGGCGGCCGTCGCGCCGGCGTTGGCGCGCTCCAGGTGCGGACCCAGTTGGCCGGTCAGCATCAGCGCGGCCATGCGGAAGTCGGAGATGAGCGACCAGAGCGGGTACTTGAAGGTCGCGGGCCGGTTGTGCTCGATCTTGAAGTGGCTGGCCCACGCGAAGCCGTAGGCGCACACCAGGGCGGCGGGAATCAGGGCGCCGCGCCCGGTGACGGCGGCGGTGACGCCCAGGCCCACGCCCAGGCTGGTGCCGGCGAAGTGCAGCCAGCGTGTCGACGCCTGCGAGTGCTCGCGCAGGTAGAACGGCCAGAACTCGCCATAGGTCTGGATGCGGTCGGACATGAGGTGAAGTTGTGTCCAGCTGCCTGCCTCCCGTCAACCCATGCGGGGCTCTTCGTGCCCGCACCGACACCGTCCGGCCCTGGAGGCCCGGCAGCCGGCAGGAGGGCAACCGGGCGGTCCTCGACGCGTCCTGTCGTTTTCGGGCGGTCCGGGAACAATTCAGCGCGGGCGGCGGAGGCCGGGAAGAGGCGCGGAATGCGCGTGTCGTGAAAGACTCGGGGCGCGCATGAGTGACTGGACGCCCAAGCTGAACCCGACGGTGGACCTGCGGCGGCTTCCGCTGAACGCGGAGGAGGGCTTCGTGCTGTCGCGGCTGGACGGCCATACGCGGGAGAAGGACCTGCCCGCGCTGACGGGCTTCCCGCCGGACAAGCTGCGGGACATCCTCGCGAGGCTGGTGTCGCAGGGAGCGCTGCTGCCGGGCACGGAGGCCGTGAACACCGTGGTCCCGCCCACGGTGGAGCCGCGCGCGCCGACGCTCGACGCGAGCGACACGGAGCCGCTGCCGGAAGCGGAGGCCCCGGTCGATTCCGACGACGAGGCCGGTGCCACGGACGACGTGCCCGAAGCGGTGCTGGGTGATTACCGCAAGCTCTTCGAGACGCGGCTGCACGGACTGCCGGAGGACCAGCGGGTGGCGCTCGCGCACGGAGCGGAGGACCCGGAGCTGTCCGCGCTGTGCTTCGACCCGGTGCCCGCCGTCATCAAGGCGGTGCTGGAGAACTCACGGGTCGGGCTCGCGCATGCACGGCTCATCGCCAGGCACCACCGCAACCCGGTGGGGCTGGAGGCGCTGGTGGCCCGCGCGGCGTTCGCATCGGACACGGGCGTGCGCCGCTTCCTCGTGCGCAACCCGCAGTTGCCGGTGGCCCTCTTCCGCCGCCTGTGGGCGATGCGCCGCCTGATGGAGCACCACAAGCTCACGGTGGACCGCGACGTGCCAGAGCAGACGCGCCGCACCGCGAGGGAGCTGCTGCGCCAGCGCTTCTCCACCGGCCCGTCCGAGGAGAAGGTGGAGCTCATCCTCAACACGGAAGGCCGGGCCCTGGGCGTGCTCGTGGGCATGCCGGTGGACGGCAAGACGACGTCGCTGTTGTGTGGCCGCACGTACCGCTCGCCCATGCTGGTGCAGAACATCGCGCGCTGGAGCGCCGCGCCGCCCGCGCTCATCGCGCACCTGCTCAAGCAGGAGCTGGTCCGCCGTCAGCCCCAGTTGCGCATGATGCTCGCGCGCCACCCCAACGCCCCCGCTGACGCGAAGCGCGCCTGAGCCCCATGCCCCACGCCGAGGCCCGGGTCGTCCACTCGCTGAAGCAACACCTGCTCAAGCACGGGCTGCGCGAGTCGCGCGTCCTGCACCTGCTGGTGGACGCGCATCCGTCGTATGTCCGCAGCCCGTTCGCCCGGGCGCTGGAGCCCATGACCCAGCTCACGCTGGAGGACACGCGGCCCGACATCCTGTGCAGCGTGGCGCGGCCCGAGGGCGTCCTCGTCACCGGCATCGAGGTGAAGGCCTCCGAAAGGGATTGGGCTCACGGCCTGGGCCAGGCGCACACGTATCGCCCGAGCGTCCATCACGCCTACCTCGCCCTGCCCACGCCCGCGGGCAAGCTCCGCGCCCCCACGCTCGCGCAGGCGCGGCGCATCGGTGTCGGCATCCTCGCGCAGGACGCGAAGGACTGGGTGGAGGTCGTTCCCCCCGAGGACCCCTCCCCGCTGCCCCGCGCCGTCAGCCAGGCCTCCTCCCTGCTCGAAGGCGTCCCCGCCGCGCGCAGCCTTCAGCTCAACCATCCGCTCAACTACCTCGCGGCCGCGTTCCTCGCGGACCGTGGCCCTGCGTGCCGGTCGTTGCTGGACTCGCTCGAGGCTCACTGGAAGGCCCTGCGGACCGAGGGGACCCGGCGTCACGCCGCGACGGGAGCCAGCACGCTCGGGCTCCTGGACCTGGACTGGAAGCCGACGGTCGAGGGCCGGGCCGTGGCGGACCTCCTGGCCGCGCTCCACTTCGACCCGGACGCGCGCTACGAGAAGCGACAGCGCTTGCTGGAGGTCCATCCGGCCTTCGCCGCCGTGGCGCGCTTCGTCCTCATCCGTCAGCCCGCGGTGCGCCTCATCCACCGGACGCTCCTGGACCACGGCGGCAGCCTCACCCTGCCGAAGCTGGCCGTGGCCGCCGGCCGCGAGGACCTCGCGCTGGCGACGGCCCTCTTCCTCGCGGATCCGTCCATCGAGCTCAAACCCGGCCTGCGCGGCCCGGACATCTATCCGTCCAATGTCTTCAAGCTGAAGCAGAACCTCTGGCACGCGGGCCTGCTCGACACCAAGGCCCACGGCTCCTCCGGCAAGAAGGCCACCGTCTACCGGCCGGAGGAAGACGTCTGGGCCCTGCCCCGCGACAAGCGCTCTTGACTACAGCTGTAGCCATGGCATATCCGCTCCTGACTACAACTGTCGTCAGGAGGGATGCCATGGCCATGGACAGACCCGGTTCCGAAGTTCCGTCGTTCCTCCGGGAAGGGCTGGGCTGGCTGTTGGCCCTGCTGCTGCTGCTCGCGCTGCTGCCGTCCCTGCACCTGGGCGACGCGCTGCGCGCTGGCGAGGACACGGCCCGCGTCTGGTGGAAGACCGCGGCCACGATGCGCCGTCACGCAGCGCCGTTCGTCCTCGCGGAGCTGGAGTCGTGGTGGCACGAAGCGCTGGCGGCCCGGAGCGCGCCTCGGCCTCCGCGCGCGTGACGCGGCTTCAGGGCTTGCGCGCGGTGATGAGCGGCTGGTTGAAGCCCGTCTCCTCCGGCGTGTACCAGCGCGGATCCACGAGCCCCGCCTTCGTCAGCGCCTGCTCCAGCTCCACGGGTTGCAGCAGCCGGTAGACGCCGGTGTGCTCGGTGGTGTGCCAGATGCCGGACTCCTGGCGCAGGATGAACTGGCGCACCGTGTACTGCTTCTCATCCACCGCCCAATCCCAGACCTGGAAGAGCACGCGGCGGCCCAGCGGTGTGTCCAGCACGCGCTCGGCGGTGAAGCGCGGCCGCTTCTCCAGCAGCGCCGTGTGGTCGCGCAGGCTCGCCACCAGCAGGCCTCCGGGCACCAGGCGCGACGCCATCGCGGTCGCGGCGTCGTCCAGGTCCGAGTCCTCCAGCAGGTGCGCCATCGCGTTGTCGCACGACATCACCACGTGGAAGGTGCCCGGCACCTGCCAGTCCAGCATCCGCATGTCCGCCACGCCGGTGGTGATGCTCACGTGCATGGCGCGGGCTTCCCGCTCCGCGCGCGCCACGGCCGAAGGACTCAGGTCCGTGGCGTGCACCGCGTAGCCGCGTGACGCCAGCCCCAGCGCCTGCGTGCCGATGCCGCACGCGCAGTCCAGCACCCGGCGCGGCGGCGGCATCCCCGAGCGGCGCAGCAACGCGTCCAGCACCGCGCCCTGCCGGTCCACCGACTGCTCCCAGTCCGCGAAGAGCAGGTGGTACTCCTCGGCCAGCCCTTCGTAGAAGTCCAGGACGCTGTCAGACATGACGGCCTCCCCTTTAACACCCCCATGCGGGCCGTCACGCGCGCGGACGCCGGACGTCGCCTGTCCGTCATGTCGCTGGCGGGAGGTCTTCCCCTCTGTGAGCTGTTACCCGGAAGACGGGACTCGGGAAGCCCGCGCGCCATGGGCGGACACCGGGCAGGATGCACCGTCGTTCCCCGCGTGAAGCACGCGCGCACCCGAAGCAAGGAGCCCCGATGTTGACGCTGACGCCGTCGCAGGTCCGGCTGGGATGGACCGCCTCGGACAAGGCGGAGGCCATCCGCCTGGTCGGACAGGTGATGGTGGAGTCCGGCTTCATCTCGCCCGGCTACGTCGACAGCATGCTCAAGCGCGAGCAGGTGTCCGCGACCTTCCTGGGCCACGGCATCGCCATTCCGCACGGCCTGCCGGAGGCGCGCGACCTGGTGCTCCAGACCGGCGTCGTCGTGGTGCAGTTCCCCGCCGGGGTCGCCTGGAGCCAGGACGGCCATGCGCGCCTCGTGGTGGGCATCGCGGCGAAGTCCGATGAGCACCTCCAGGTGCTCGCCAACCTCACCGGCGTGCTGGGCGACGAAGCCCGCTCCGAAGCCCTGGCCTCCACGCGGGACACCGCCGCCATCGTGCAGGCGCTCAACGGCTCAGACGCGGAGCTGGAGCTGGACCCGGAGGAGCCACACGCCGCTCCCGTGCTCGACGGCCACGCGATCCAGGTCCTGTCCCCCTCGCCGCATGGCCTGCATGCGCGCCCCGCCACGGTGCTGGTGGAGGTGGCGCGCCGCTTCCGGGCGGACGTCACCGTGCACCACGAAGGGCGGCAGGCGAACGCCCGCAGCCTCCTGTCGCTTCTGCAGTTGGGTGCGCGAGGCGGCACGACGCTGACGCTCACGGCGGCGGGGGACGACGCGGACGCGGTGCTCCTCGCGCTGCGCGACGCCTTCGACGCGGGCCTGGGCGAGGCCACCGCCCACGCCACCCCTCCGGCGGCGCCGCCCGCGCCCACCGTGGTGCTCGACTACGAGGGAACGCTGGTCGCGGGCCTGTCCGCGTCACCGGGCATCGCGGCCGGGCCCGTGTGGGCCTTCCAGCGCGAACGGCTGGAGGTGGAGGAGCGGGCCGTCGACTCCGCGCGGGAACACCTGCTGCTGGAGGAGGCGCTGGCCGGAGCGGCGGCGGAGCTGCGCCAGTTGCACGAGGGCTTCCTGCTGAAGGCCGGAGCGCAGCGGGCCGCCATCTTCAAGGCGCACCTGGAGCTGCTGGACGACCCGGGGATGCTGTCGGAGACGCACGGCCTCATCGACACGGGGCTGAGCGCGGGCGCGTCCTGGCGCCGCGTCTTCGAGAGCCGCGCGCAGGCGCTGGCCGCGCTGGACGAGCCGGTGATGGCCGCGCGCTCCGCCGACCTGCGGGACGTGGGCCGGCGCGTGCTGCGGCCGCTGGCGAAGGTGCTGGAGGGCGAGCCCACCTTCCCGGACCATCCCGTGGTGCTGCTGGCGGAGGACCTGGCGCCGTCGGACACCGCGAAGCTGGACCCCGCCATGGTGCTGGGCCTGTGCACGGCGAGCGGCGGCACCACGTCGCACACGGCCATCATCGCGCGCTCGCTGGACC comes from Corallococcus macrosporus and encodes:
- a CDS encoding AraC family transcriptional regulator — encoded protein: MTDRPYTLEQQGADVLAEVLDTLRLSTRMHGRFELFAPWGLQFGTAPGAHIVLVARGGARLEVEGVPGALELCAGDLAVLPHGGGHTLRDAEDSPVHVLERGACANARGKGSIRLGGDGERTTLVAATFQLGVAPRTLLFKELPHVIHLAADDAATAPSLASTVQLLLTESASSHPGATVIMSRLADILLVQALRAHIMKSEGSCREAGMRALGDPQIGKALALIHERPQEPWTVESLASAVAMSRSGFAARFSELVGEPPLEYLVGWRMIKAAQLLRESELPLSEVAPAIGYQSEASFNRAFKRWDGTAPGAYRRSHRRAS
- a CDS encoding alkene reductase: MANTSKLLSPFRLGRLELKNRLVMAPMTRSRALVDGNVPNPLAVTYYVQRASAGLIVTEGTQVSPQGVGYIRTPGIHSPEQVAGWKKVTDAVHAAGGVIFAQLWHVGRVSHPDFHGGELPVAPSAIAVEQDVFTFQGKKRAVAPRALETHELPGVVEQFRQAARNAKEAGFDGVELHGSNGYLLDQFLRDSSNQRTDAYGGSIENRVRFPLEVARAVAEVWGAERVGYRLHPQNFPYGGMTDSTPVETFTHIARELGKLGLGYLHVTEAVTGPAAVSAEQRITPHIRKAFPGTVIANGGYDAQAGEAVLARGEADLVAYGVPFLANPDLPERFRRSAPLNTPDAATFFQGEEQGFTSYPALT
- a CDS encoding pirin family protein, with translation MSTQRRLERIIHLPEPTQGQFGPAHTVVPVISPEDYARSDPFILLMDDRIDGKPIGGPHPHAGFETVTLVVKGGMTHDSGKLGEGDVQWMTAGSGVIHGEGLEGDLGQARILQLWLTLPKAQRWVPAGFQDLPYAELPVRREPGVEVRVYSGTSGAVRSKTKNYVPVTLAEFQLEPGASVEQDLPASYNGFFLVLEGEVAVGPDRRSLKPGQVGWLDRPVSGGDSTVRVTGTTRARVLLYAGQPQRDPLVSHGPFIGDTQADILRSIEGYSAGRFGPPPPR
- a CDS encoding DUF962 domain-containing protein: MSDRIQTYGEFWPFYLREHSQASTRWLHFAGTSLGVGLGVTAAVTGRGALIPAALVCAYGFAWASHFKIEHNRPATFKYPLWSLISDFRMAALMLTGQLGPHLERANAGATAAATLAPAPVESR
- a CDS encoding class I SAM-dependent methyltransferase, coding for MSDSVLDFYEGLAEEYHLLFADWEQSVDRQGAVLDALLRRSGMPPPRRVLDCACGIGTQALGLASRGYAVHATDLSPSAVARAEREARAMHVSITTGVADMRMLDWQVPGTFHVVMSCDNAMAHLLEDSDLDDAATAMASRLVPGGLLVASLRDHTALLEKRPRFTAERVLDTPLGRRVLFQVWDWAVDEKQYTVRQFILRQESGIWHTTEHTGVYRLLQPVELEQALTKAGLVDPRWYTPEETGFNQPLITARKP